The Candidatus Woesearchaeota archaeon genome contains a region encoding:
- a CDS encoding DNA-directed DNA polymerase II small subunit — MDNELENKKRIVRFFYDKGILLNPDIFGAIKDIDLNKFHENLKNKEFFEEILILNRDITKILDENKGIELNWKEFEKAATKFEKNENAKIYGQFLEFLSKEKREEEIAPPNNGVKVLFSYVDDLKQREAQDFASFFNARHKALEKILRNRQEIKNLTSISKIVSKKDRSEISLIGIVKEIAQTKNKNLVLAVEDPTGEIKVLVNKNKPELYAEALNIVLDEIIGIVGVNGNRIVFADDIIWPEVPLTRELKKSPDEAYAIFLSDLHVGSKQFLPEEFNKFLNWINGGLGDEAQQEIARKIKYLFIIGDLVDGVGVYPEQDSELEIKDIYAQYNKCAELLQQIPKNIQIIICPGNHDAMRIAEPQPQLYKDFAGAIWQLPNVTMVSNPSVVRIHETKDFSGFDVLLYHGYSFDYYVAHVDSIRRNGGYDRADLIMSFLLRRRHLAPTHTSTLYMPDANKDSLVIEMIPDFFATGHIHKTCVAAYKNITMICGSCWQSKTSFQEKVGHHPEPARVPIVNLQTRKIKILRFG; from the coding sequence ATGGATAACGAACTGGAAAATAAAAAGAGAATTGTCAGATTTTTTTACGATAAAGGCATTCTGTTAAACCCAGATATATTCGGGGCGATAAAGGACATAGACCTGAACAAGTTCCATGAAAACCTAAAAAATAAAGAATTTTTTGAAGAAATTCTTATTCTGAACAGAGACATAACCAAAATACTGGATGAAAACAAAGGCATAGAGCTCAACTGGAAGGAATTCGAAAAAGCAGCAACTAAATTTGAAAAAAACGAAAATGCAAAAATATACGGGCAATTCCTGGAGTTTTTGTCAAAAGAAAAAAGAGAGGAAGAAATCGCACCCCCAAACAACGGCGTTAAGGTGCTCTTTTCGTATGTTGATGACCTAAAACAAAGAGAAGCACAGGATTTTGCATCATTTTTTAATGCGAGGCACAAAGCGCTTGAAAAAATACTTCGAAACAGACAAGAGATCAAAAACCTCACTTCTATTAGCAAGATAGTGTCAAAAAAAGACAGAAGCGAGATATCATTGATAGGCATAGTTAAAGAAATAGCGCAGACAAAAAACAAAAACCTCGTGCTTGCTGTTGAAGACCCGACAGGTGAAATAAAAGTGCTTGTGAATAAAAACAAGCCAGAATTATATGCTGAAGCGCTAAATATTGTTCTGGATGAGATTATTGGCATAGTTGGCGTCAATGGCAACAGAATAGTGTTTGCAGACGATATCATTTGGCCGGAGGTGCCCCTCACAAGAGAACTTAAAAAATCTCCAGATGAGGCATATGCCATCTTTTTATCAGATCTGCATGTTGGCTCAAAACAGTTTCTTCCTGAAGAATTCAACAAGTTCCTAAACTGGATCAATGGAGGCCTTGGCGACGAAGCGCAGCAAGAGATAGCCAGAAAAATAAAATATCTCTTCATTATCGGCGATCTTGTTGATGGCGTAGGCGTTTATCCGGAGCAAGATTCTGAACTTGAAATCAAGGACATTTATGCTCAGTACAATAAATGCGCAGAATTGCTTCAGCAAATCCCCAAAAACATCCAAATTATTATTTGCCCGGGGAATCATGATGCAATGCGCATTGCTGAACCGCAGCCGCAGCTTTACAAGGATTTCGCAGGAGCAATTTGGCAATTGCCAAATGTAACTATGGTATCAAACCCCTCTGTTGTAAGGATACACGAGACAAAAGACTTTTCAGGATTTGATGTGCTGCTTTATCATGGTTATTCTTTCGATTATTATGTTGCCCATGTTGATTCAATAAGGAGAAACGGAGGCTATGACAGGGCAGACCTTATAATGTCCTTCCTATTAAGAAGAAGGCATCTTGCGCCAACGCACACGTCAACACTCTACATGCCCGATGCAAATAAAGATTCCCTTGTGATTGAGATGATACCTGATTTTTTCGCCACAGGCCATATTCATAAAACCTGCGTGGCAGCTTACAAAAATATAACTATGATCTGCGGCTCTTGCTGGCAGTCAAAAACATCATTTCAGGAAAAGGTGGGGCACCACCCGGAGCCGGCAAGGGTTCCTATAGTAAATTTGCAAACAAGAAAAATCAAGATATTGAGATTTGGTTAA
- a CDS encoding ORC1-type DNA replication protein, translating to MAKKSNNNINIFFERFLKKESKIFSQKSFLQPTYAPDTVQHREEQISQMAEILAPALKLEKPSNLFLYGKTGSGKTLSTINIINHLSSIANREKIPITPVFINCKLKKVADTEYRLVAQLIRALGKEVPSTGLPTDEIYKIFFNIMEQKDQMLLLVLDEIDQLVKKAGDEILYNLTRINTELKKSQISLIGISNDLLFTDNLDPRIKSSLSEEEIFFPSYNALQLQDILRERAKKAFRQGAIGIGVIEKCAAYAAGEHGDARRAVELLRVAGEIAERKDETILKIEHIDEAQDKIDHDRVIDIVKTQPKQFQLSLYSIVAVCSNRKELVFTGEVYDLYKKMCSKIGLRPLTQRRMSDIIAELDMLGVISTKIISKGRYGRTREISLSIPPTTQPKIRKILEEELDLS from the coding sequence ATGGCAAAAAAGAGCAACAACAACATAAATATTTTTTTTGAAAGATTTTTGAAAAAAGAATCTAAAATTTTTTCTCAAAAAAGTTTTTTGCAGCCGACATATGCGCCAGACACAGTACAGCACAGAGAAGAACAGATAAGCCAGATGGCAGAAATCCTTGCTCCGGCGCTTAAATTAGAAAAACCATCAAATCTTTTTTTGTATGGAAAAACCGGAAGCGGAAAAACACTTTCAACAATAAATATAATCAACCACTTATCAAGCATAGCTAACCGGGAAAAAATACCAATAACCCCCGTTTTCATCAACTGCAAGCTGAAAAAAGTGGCCGATACAGAATACAGACTTGTTGCCCAGCTGATCAGAGCTTTAGGCAAAGAAGTGCCATCTACGGGATTGCCGACAGATGAAATTTATAAAATATTTTTTAACATAATGGAACAAAAAGATCAGATGCTGCTGCTTGTTTTGGATGAAATAGACCAGTTAGTTAAAAAAGCAGGGGACGAAATCCTGTATAATCTAACCAGAATAAACACAGAGCTTAAAAAATCCCAGATTTCACTTATCGGCATATCCAATGACCTGCTTTTTACAGACAACCTTGACCCCAGGATCAAAAGCTCTTTAAGCGAGGAGGAAATATTTTTCCCATCATATAATGCGCTGCAGCTGCAGGATATATTGAGAGAGAGGGCAAAAAAGGCATTCAGGCAGGGAGCAATAGGGATAGGAGTAATTGAAAAATGCGCTGCATACGCTGCAGGAGAGCACGGAGATGCAAGAAGGGCAGTTGAGTTGCTGAGGGTGGCTGGCGAAATAGCTGAGAGAAAAGACGAAACAATATTAAAAATCGAGCACATTGATGAAGCGCAAGACAAGATAGACCATGACAGGGTAATTGATATCGTGAAAACACAGCCCAAGCAATTCCAACTCTCGCTTTATTCAATAGTTGCTGTCTGCTCAAATAGGAAGGAGCTTGTTTTTACAGGAGAAGTTTATGACCTTTATAAAAAAATGTGCTCAAAGATTGGGTTGAGGCCATTAACGCAAAGAAGGATGTCAGATATTATAGCTGAATTGGATATGCTTGGCGTTATAAGTACAAAGATAATATCAAAGGGCCGTTATGGGAGGACAAGAGAAATATCCCTCTCAATACCCCCAACAACACAGCCAAAAATAAGAAAGATATTAGAGGAAGAGTTAGACTTATCTTGA
- a CDS encoding AAA family ATPase encodes MEDQKTNGEVKKIDSIIYGYTTNTNALEDENKLLKETVSKFKEELETFKKIPFLVAEVKDMVEKNAIIRLQNGNEFFVNISRECGEIFPGDSVLMEQKNLTILKKVPVSKVFNVEKFVIIEKPTITWKDVGGLEAQAREIQEVIELPLKNPELFKKVGIQPPKGMLFYGPPGTGKTLLAKAVASSTNSTFIEVVGSELVQKFIGEGAKLVKEIFQLAREKAPSVIFIDELDALAATRIDIGTSGEREVQRTFMQLLSEIDGFKPLGNVKVIGCTNRKDILDPAITRPGRLDRLIKIPIPNKEARTEIFKIHTREMTLDKGIDVGLIVKGMDGFSGAEIKASCTEAGYFAIRDKRTKVVKEDFAKAVAKVKAEEKLEGEDYMKMFG; translated from the coding sequence ATGGAAGATCAAAAAACCAACGGCGAAGTCAAAAAGATAGATTCTATCATATATGGATATACAACCAACACAAATGCGCTTGAGGATGAAAATAAATTATTGAAAGAAACAGTTTCAAAGTTTAAGGAAGAGCTGGAAACATTCAAGAAAATTCCTTTTTTGGTTGCTGAAGTAAAGGATATGGTAGAGAAGAATGCTATAATAAGGCTGCAGAACGGCAACGAGTTCTTTGTCAACATTTCAAGAGAATGCGGTGAAATTTTTCCTGGCGATTCTGTTCTTATGGAGCAGAAGAATCTCACAATATTGAAGAAAGTTCCGGTTTCAAAGGTTTTTAATGTTGAAAAATTTGTCATAATTGAGAAGCCCACCATCACATGGAAAGATGTTGGCGGCTTAGAAGCTCAGGCAAGAGAGATACAGGAAGTGATTGAATTGCCTCTTAAAAATCCTGAACTGTTCAAGAAAGTAGGGATACAGCCGCCCAAAGGGATGTTGTTTTACGGACCGCCTGGAACAGGCAAGACATTATTGGCGAAGGCAGTTGCATCTTCAACAAATTCAACTTTTATAGAAGTTGTCGGGTCTGAGTTAGTCCAGAAATTCATCGGAGAAGGAGCAAAGCTGGTTAAGGAGATTTTTCAGTTAGCCCGGGAAAAAGCGCCATCTGTGATTTTTATAGATGAGCTTGATGCGCTGGCTGCAACAAGGATCGATATCGGAACATCCGGCGAGAGAGAAGTGCAAAGAACATTTATGCAGCTTCTTTCCGAAATAGATGGCTTTAAGCCTCTGGGCAATGTTAAAGTTATAGGGTGCACAAACAGGAAAGATATTTTAGACCCTGCGATTACAAGGCCCGGAAGGCTTGACAGATTGATCAAAATCCCGATTCCAAATAAAGAAGCAAGGACTGAGATCTTTAAAATACATACGAGAGAAATGACACTTGACAAAGGAATAGATGTCGGCTTGATTGTTAAAGGCATGGATGGATTTTCAGGGGCAGAAATAAAGGCATCCTGCACAGAAGCAGGGTATTTTGCAATAAGGGACAAAAGAACAAAGGTTGTTAAAGAAGATTTTGCAAAGGCGGTCGCAAAAGTGAAGGCAGAAGAGAAGCTCGAAGGCGAAGATTATATGAAGATGTTCGGGTAG
- a CDS encoding PQQ-binding-like beta-propeller repeat protein yields MFDLKRKKEEQNELEDLVSKDYHRIEEDKVKEKAIKKYKPEFVVALLLIVASMLIFRAAYTGLFIYGEAGYSKELNLTFNETATYNLFLNASPLSLKLSGSVVGNGYAKVYLLDNGIRKLIVDSSQLQTSYDLITAYAIAEEFLNETNIPENITNTTEAINQTTNAAENIAEIANQTNLTETSPTLPENITEPANQTENIAINRAPVWIFDADSFIVAGNLTINLSQYFIDLDNDSISYIVSEPENVLILKEFEMITLAPDANIVGNRTIKIFASDLKNTTEKEVTLVINTTKEAAETAPENITIPVKVFDSICVDTCFLTGVGRNITLLIEIENATLNLTKLEYDAKPENITANNPPQCSLIPNVNISKNELSTIWLDKYCSDANDDTLSYDVSLSSKEVDTMITKDMVTFIPRKNFVGTTFMSFVVNDSKNITFTNIIVINVTGNITEKKRNATINLKNNKKEKTGSYSLTNNSDETFDLELSNLPGFGVLEKKKESRINIKKIKELKDADVLIDAIEDNRIGTDVFAINETLDFESAAITLAKNSDVNSVFYCSDFDFETLSCSNWQKTDIPFTDNGNTITFNVTHFSAYAGGLTIINVYSHPSLYGNWIVGFNTTGAANLTITATRESNYTNIYTRWSNESEDSGLYDLRFLEVKCGNQTMNYEWQGTNCFEQECSVFIANYSCNETAQEISKVLTAKRHVLKFEFGGQIAYAYNAVGNESSDSGTDEWRMFGRYLNQTRYTNSAAPTNLANAKIITFSSTSTIQSSPAVANGYVYVGSDDAKLYQLNASNISQQVASFSAAGAIYSSPAVADGYVYILNYNTTIYQLNASNVSQKIASFSTGGGFYNTQSSPVVSNGFVYVGSSLGVLYQLNASNVSQKIANFTAGDGMYTVPAVANGFVYAGSNDAKLYQLNASNVSQQIANFSAGVFYSSAAVANGFVYVGNDDGNLYQLNASNVSQKIANYSTGGAIRSSPAVANGYVYVGSNDNRTYQLNATNVSLLIASYTANNNIQSSPAVTDSYVFIGSYDDKLYQLNATNISILVSSYTTSGDVISSPAVANGSVYVGSLDWKLYQFILDVTYPSINFTQPPTPPNGTTTKNTSVQINISITNASDLAEFKWNWNGTNYTFYNASLVLMMNFDNVSSIGESATNAVDVSKYGNNGTLTNGAVWNCSSGKYGCALQFDGINDLVSIPDSSSWDFGNRDFTVNLWVNFKNLSYASFIDQFWSVRAWVIGYNATALYFRYSTDGTTVNGDHTVPWSANNNTWYYITALRSGSNIRLYVDGSQIGSDFNAGTDVIYNSNKALWVGCAHTGGGGDTPGFCLNGSIDEIRIWNRSLSAAEINQSYMSNLYKYDTDKWAFYTNQTNLTNGSYTYFGYVKDITGNSNQTEVRTLTIGNTAPTATNIILNSTDSLNRTNGTLQGFWTFSDADGDTQQNNETMWYNNSVEIVSLRNNKERKLDFLCKGL; encoded by the coding sequence ATGTTTGATCTGAAGAGAAAAAAAGAGGAGCAGAATGAGCTTGAAGATCTTGTTAGCAAGGACTATCATAGAATTGAAGAAGATAAAGTTAAAGAAAAAGCAATAAAGAAATACAAGCCTGAATTTGTGGTTGCTCTTTTATTGATTGTAGCATCAATGCTTATTTTCAGGGCCGCTTACACTGGCTTGTTTATTTATGGCGAGGCAGGTTATTCTAAAGAGCTTAATTTGACATTTAATGAAACAGCAACTTACAATCTATTTTTAAACGCAAGCCCGCTTTCTTTAAAGCTTTCTGGCTCCGTAGTCGGGAATGGTTATGCTAAGGTTTATTTGTTGGATAATGGAATCAGAAAATTGATTGTTGATAGCTCTCAATTGCAAACTTCTTATGATTTAATAACTGCTTATGCTATTGCTGAAGAATTTTTGAACGAAACAAATATTCCGGAGAATATTACAAACACAACTGAAGCAATAAACCAAACAACAAATGCGGCAGAGAACATTGCGGAAATTGCAAATCAAACAAATTTAACCGAAACAAGCCCGACTTTGCCTGAAAACATAACAGAACCCGCCAATCAAACAGAAAACATCGCAATAAATCGTGCTCCCGTATGGATTTTTGATGCCGATTCATTTATTGTGGCTGGAAATTTAACAATAAACCTTTCGCAGTATTTTATTGATCTTGACAATGATTCTATTTCTTACATTGTTTCAGAGCCTGAAAACGTGCTTATTTTAAAAGAATTTGAAATGATAACCTTGGCGCCAGATGCAAATATCGTCGGGAATAGAACAATTAAGATATTTGCTTCTGATCTAAAAAACACAACTGAAAAAGAAGTTACACTGGTTATTAACACAACAAAAGAGGCTGCTGAAACTGCTCCTGAAAACATAACAATTCCCGTAAAAGTGTTTGACAGCATTTGTGTTGATACGTGTTTCTTAACAGGCGTTGGCAGAAATATAACTTTATTGATCGAAATAGAGAATGCAACACTGAACTTAACAAAATTAGAATATGATGCAAAACCTGAAAATATAACTGCCAATAACCCGCCGCAATGCAGCCTGATCCCAAATGTCAATATTTCTAAAAATGAGCTTTCTACAATATGGCTGGATAAATACTGCTCAGATGCCAATGATGATACTTTGAGTTATGATGTTTCTCTTAGTTCAAAAGAAGTTGATACAATGATCACAAAAGATATGGTTACGTTTATTCCGAGAAAGAATTTTGTCGGAACAACATTCATGTCCTTCGTAGTGAATGATTCTAAGAACATAACTTTCACAAATATAATTGTCATTAATGTAACAGGCAACATAACTGAGAAAAAAAGAAATGCAACGATTAATCTAAAAAACAATAAAAAAGAAAAAACAGGCAGTTATAGCTTAACAAACAACAGCGACGAAACATTTGATTTGGAGCTCAGCAATCTGCCTGGCTTTGGAGTTTTAGAGAAGAAAAAGGAATCCAGAATAAATATTAAAAAAATAAAAGAACTGAAAGACGCCGATGTTTTAATTGATGCAATAGAAGACAACAGAATAGGAACAGATGTATTTGCAATAAATGAAACCCTTGATTTTGAAAGCGCAGCAATAACTTTAGCTAAGAATTCTGATGTGAATTCAGTGTTTTACTGCTCTGATTTTGATTTTGAAACCTTGTCTTGCTCAAATTGGCAGAAAACAGACATTCCATTTACAGATAATGGAAATACAATAACATTCAATGTAACTCATTTCTCGGCTTATGCTGGCGGTTTGACAATAATAAATGTATACAGCCATCCTTCTTTATATGGAAACTGGATAGTTGGCTTTAATACTACAGGAGCCGCTAATTTGACAATAACAGCTACAAGAGAGAGCAATTACACCAACATCTACACGAGATGGAGCAATGAAAGCGAAGATTCTGGATTGTACGATTTAAGATTTCTCGAAGTAAAGTGCGGCAATCAGACTATGAATTACGAATGGCAAGGAACAAACTGCTTTGAGCAGGAGTGCAGCGTATTTATTGCCAACTATTCATGTAATGAAACTGCGCAAGAGATAAGCAAAGTTTTGACGGCAAAAAGGCACGTCTTGAAGTTTGAGTTTGGCGGGCAGATTGCATATGCTTACAATGCCGTTGGAAACGAAAGCTCAGATTCAGGAACAGACGAGTGGAGGATGTTTGGCAGATACCTTAATCAGACGCGTTATACAAACTCAGCAGCTCCTACAAATCTGGCTAATGCAAAGATTATAACATTTTCAAGTACAAGTACTATTCAGTCTTCTCCTGCTGTTGCCAACGGCTATGTGTATGTTGGCAGTGATGATGCCAAGCTATACCAGCTTAATGCTTCTAATATCAGCCAGCAAGTAGCGAGTTTTTCAGCAGCCGGCGCTATTTATTCCTCGCCTGCTGTTGCTGATGGCTATGTTTATATTCTGAATTACAATACAACAATATACCAACTCAATGCCTCAAATGTCAGCCAGAAGATAGCAAGCTTTTCAACTGGCGGAGGCTTTTATAATACACAATCTTCTCCTGTTGTTTCCAATGGCTTTGTCTATGTTGGAAGCTCGCTAGGAGTGTTATATCAGCTTAATGCATCCAATGTCAGCCAAAAAATAGCAAATTTCACAGCCGGCGATGGCATGTATACTGTGCCTGCTGTTGCCAATGGCTTCGTGTATGCAGGAAGCAATGATGCTAAATTATACCAGCTTAATGCATCCAATGTCAGCCAGCAGATAGCAAATTTCTCAGCCGGAGTCTTTTATTCTTCTGCTGCAGTTGCCAATGGATTTGTATATGTGGGAAACGATGATGGTAATCTATACCAGCTTAACGCATCAAATGTCAGCCAAAAAATAGCAAATTATTCAACTGGCGGGGCCATTAGATCTTCACCTGCAGTTGCTAACGGCTATGTGTATGTTGGAAGCAACGATAACAGAACATATCAGCTTAATGCAACCAATGTTAGTTTGTTAATCGCAAGCTATACAGCAAATAATAACATCCAATCTTCTCCTGCTGTTACTGACAGTTATGTATTCATTGGCAGCTACGATGATAAGCTATACCAGCTTAATGCAACCAATATTAGCATATTGGTGTCAAGCTATACAACTAGCGGCGATGTTATCTCTTCTCCTGCAGTTGCTAATGGCTCTGTTTATGTTGGAAGTCTTGATTGGAAACTATACCAGTTTATATTGGATGTAACTTACCCATCCATCAACTTCACACAGCCGCCAACACCTCCTAATGGCACAACAACAAAAAACACCTCTGTCCAGATAAACATAAGCATTACAAATGCCTCTGATTTGGCAGAGTTCAAATGGAACTGGAACGGAACAAATTACACTTTCTACAACGCTTCTTTAGTATTGATGATGAACTTCGACAATGTTTCTTCAATTGGAGAGAGTGCGACAAATGCCGTTGATGTCAGCAAATACGGAAATAATGGGACTCTTACAAATGGAGCTGTTTGGAATTGCAGTAGCGGAAAATATGGATGTGCCTTGCAATTCGATGGTATTAATGATTTAGTCAGTATTCCTGACAGCTCTAGTTGGGACTTTGGTAATCGTGATTTCACAGTGAATCTTTGGGTGAATTTCAAAAATCTTAGTTATGCCTCATTTATTGACCAATTTTGGTCTGTAAGAGCATGGGTTATCGGATATAATGCAACTGCGTTATATTTCCGTTATAGTACAGACGGGACTACTGTTAACGGAGATCATACTGTTCCATGGTCCGCAAATAATAATACTTGGTACTACATTACTGCTCTCCGCTCTGGATCAAATATTCGGCTTTATGTTGATGGCTCGCAAATTGGTTCTGACTTTAATGCAGGAACTGATGTAATTTATAATTCAAATAAGGCGCTTTGGGTAGGTTGCGCCCATACAGGGGGCGGTGGCGATACCCCGGGTTTTTGTCTCAACGGTTCAATCGACGAAATCCGCATCTGGAACAGAAGCCTAAGTGCAGCAGAAATTAACCAATCATACATGTCAAATCTGTACAAATACGACACAGACAAATGGGCGTTCTATACAAATCAGACTAATTTGACAAATGGAAGTTACACATATTTTGGTTATGTAAAAGATATAACTGGGAATTCAAACCAGACCGAAGTCAGAACATTGACAATAGGAAACACAGCGCCTACAGCTACAAACATAATTCTAAATTCAACAGATTCGCTGAACAGGACAAATGGGACTTTACAAGGATTCTGGACTTTTTCAGATGCTGATGGCGACACGCAACAGAATAATGAAACAATGTGGTACAACAACAGCGTAGAAATCGTAAGTTTGAGAAATAACAAAGAACGAAAACTGGACTTTCTCTGTAAGGGTCTATGA